CCCTGTTTGGATTGCTCAAATTCTAGTATCCTCAACAACTAGAATTAAATTCTCAACAAACTGGAATTCTAGTTTTCCTAATTACATTATTTCGTATCATTAATTAATGGGATTCTTATTCATTCAGAAAAATTTGAAAGTGATTTCTCATATACAAATGGCTCTCATCCAATTTCCATGATGTGAATAATCCAAAAGCACCCCgtctaaaaatatttatcttatctATCTTATCATGCCGTTAAGGATACATTTGGAAAAGTAAACATATTGAAATGAAATCTCATATTGCACCAAGCAACAAAACACACAGTGAAATTCAATTGAACTCCAATTTTTTCCAAACAGAAGATTTCATTTCTAAACTGGATTCTTGTCATTTGAACTCTATTGAACTCCAATTAGATCTGCTGTCAAACAGACTGTAAATCAAATGAACTCTCACTAAATCCGACATCAAATCATGGGAATTTGATCGAAATCATTCGCATTATGAGAAATCCTACCAAAACCTTCAAAATTAATTGAAATCCCATTAACTATTGGTTTAAAAtcatgaataaaatataaatccaATTCTTGAGAATTCTAAGATTTGAGACGACCAAAAAGGGTGaggacttttttaaaaaaatggcccttaaaaaatttataatttgctaaacaaccctgtcaaaattttaattagcaaACTAACCCTATTTTGTCCGACTCAACGCCATGATGGAAAGAAATGTGAAATGCGATGATTCATTCACTGTGTTCAATAAGactttaaaagcggtgaatcattcaccgtgttcaataagATAtcaaaagcggtgaatcattcaccatcttTAGAAAATCTTATTGTTATTTGTGGGATTTATACATGAGTTCTTAAGCTTTTTATGGAATTGTTAGGATAGTATGTGAGTTGTTGgaatttttatttagttgttATGATTGTATTGCGAGTTGTTAGAATTTTTGTGAgtttgttagaattatatgttGGTTGTTGGAATTTTTATGTGATTATTAGAATTGTATGAGAAGAACATACGAAAGaaatggtgaatcattcaccacttTATTtctaaagagaaaaagagtAAACAATTTActgcttttatgttttgttaaaacggtgaatagttcaccgtctttcAATTTGTGCTCCATCCTGGGGCCGAGTTGGGCCCCAGGTTGGACAAAACAGGGTTATTGGGCCAAATACATTTTTAAAGGGATTATTTGGCcaaaaacattatttttaagagttattatgtaaaaaaaaaaaaaaaaaaaaattgagggtgGAAGAAAAAATTATACCTCTGAATTGTAGAATTTGAGGGGTCCTTTTGATTTGTTGGATTCGTCATTCTCTTCTATCTTGTAGACTGGATGCTGAAAGTCGACTGACGGCCCTTCAGTGGAGCAAAGCATGAAACCAATAACCCCACTGCATTAACAGAACAATGTACATGAATTGCCcgtcattttttttatcaaagatTTAAAAATAGGTGTTCATAAGAAGAGTGTTGAAATTAATGTGAAGCATACCTTGGGTAAGTAGGCACGGTTGTCCATGCATAATTTACTGAGCCCTTGAAGACTTGGCGGCACACAGAAACAATATCTTCGATGATGTGCATATGCAACCATATGCTCTCTgcttgggtgcacacaacaccCCCTGGACGGAGCGCTCTTGCCACTGATTCGAAAAAAGGCTTCTCAAACAGTTCTTGAGCAGGACCTGATTCAGCCAAAATGGATTACCATatgccaaaaaataaaaaatacataaagAGTAGGTTATAAATCTCCAAAGCTCACCGATGGGATCAGAGGAATCCACGATAACTGCATCATAAGTGCCTTCAGGAAGGCTCTTCATGAATGCCACTCCTGTTTGtatgagaaaaagaaggaaagttACACTAGTTAACCAATACAAagaactttttttgtttttattattaggAGAAAGCTGTAGGCATGGGAAAAAAGTTGAGAGGATGTGAAACATTTTTTTGAACAGTAACATGAGATTTATAAACATCCTATGTCGAGGCTCGTCGAAAGTGCAGCCTTTCCATCAATTGCACTGAATGAACTTCTACTCGTGTATATTGATCCTCTAACCACAAATGGCAGTCAACACATCTACAATATAAGTTGTGGATGCGGGTTATAATGTCACACAACAAATTGGTTACTCCAGCTATGAAAGAAAGGTATCATTAATTCGCCACAACAACCACAATTCCCATTACAGTCACCACAATTTCCATTACAGTTGTAATCCTAACATTAGGAGCTACAAGTAAGTTGCATTCACTACCCATAGCTTACCAAAATGACAATTACTAAAATCCCAGTGGTGAAGCAAACTGCCAGTGACCAAAACGAAGTTGCACTAGATGATATATAGTCACAATGGGtcactaaaaatttataaaagtagTACTAATAGTCCTACTAATTGTACATCCATCAATCATATACAATCTGCTTTACGATAATATATCTATCTCTAGGTTTAATGTTTCTTGTGAAGCTAACAAAACACGAAACAAGTTACAAAAGCCTCATTTGCTATTGTCGCcattctccttttgttttttacATAGAATTTCTACATGAAATAGTGCAGGAGTGGATAGTGGATTGCTTGCAATCCTTACATCTAAGGTATTTATTTGGCAACAAAAACCAAAACTTGgaaccaactttttttttaacactacCAAGATTTTCTCTGAGCTAATTATCATCTACCACTTGGCTGGAGTGCATTACAAGCTAATCAACCATGAGGACGAAAGTTTTTTTTGCtagtatatcaaattatatagagTTAGCGCTTAAAAAACCAATAAAATGGCAACAATGTCAAACAAGGCCAAAACTTCTTGCTGTCATGAGACCACATCATAGTATTAGACCTTAAAGAACATATTGACAAGTGGGAAAccgtatttttttaattcaaaatattggTGCAGATAAATTCACAAGCATCAGCCAGAACTAGCTGAAACTGATACAAAACTGTTGACAGAAAGTAGGCCAAGGCTACTGAAACAAATGAAATTCAAAACCACTGAAACCCACACACCAAAACTACTAGACTagcaaaactaaaaaaattaaaacgaTTCCAAAAGATCCCAGCCGAAACAGTCCATTTTGGTTGAAACTTACTAGCTCCAAACACAAGTTTTGAGCCCAGTCCATTAGCCCTCAACTCATGCATAGGAGTGTGATACTACCGGACAGCGGTGCATTGAATGTGTACGGTTCTGTGGCCTCTTCCGGTTAGTTTTACAAGCTAGAAAGTGGCATGGTAAATAAAAGGGGGCAAAAATTCCATACTAATCTAAGGTAAGACTAAAGAAAGATCTAGAAATacacaaaatttgaaatttaggaTGCCAAAAGAATGTAATAGAATGCAAAACTATCAGAACCTTTATAACAAAGAGCGGACAACAGAACGCTGATCACGTATTTTAAGCAGTGGTTAAAGGCTTCGAAGGAAAATTTGATATAGCAAGTGGCATGTAACTAAGGTGGTAAAGAAAACCAGGCAGAGTTGATTCTTATATCATCCCTTACGACAATTGATGAAATAAGGAGAAGATCCGCCAAACGAACAAGCGGCTAGTGGGTAGTGTATGACTATCAGGATTTGATCCCACTATTAGAAAGTTGCTAAGCTTAAGATACTCTGCTTACTTGTGTTTGACTTGACTGAGCCTGAAACCTATTTAAATAAATGATCTTACATAGTATCTACATGTCTGGAATTCATATCTGATTATCTGTGTAAAAAGAaagttatcaaaattttacttcaatataagatataaaatcaTAAGGAGAATATGGAACACCTGAAATCTTTACCTACACTTCCATTGTTTACTTGCAAATAATCATATCATCTTTCATgattaaaatcaaacaaaaaaggtCAGCTCAAACTAGCAGACACCAAGCTTTCCTATTAAACATGTTGATGAAAAATAAACGCAAGCTGAAACTAAGTTGAGCCATGCACAATTGGGAACTGATCAGTATTTGAAAAAGCGCAAGGCGCAAAGGCCTTATAGAGCCAAGGCCCGAGGTGCACCGGGAGGCGCGGGCGCAtatctattaaaaataaaacactcttaaCAAGCCTATTTTAAATGAatgttttatgttaaaaaatttgaaaatacctatacaaaaacaaaataaccataaaaaaataaagaaatcgCATACATAAATGTTCTaagcctaaaaataaaaaaattatgtttcatctttcaacttaaaagtacTTGCTGCTGCTTCTTGCTTCTTGTCGTCGCTACTTATTACCATTGGGGGAGTGGAAATGAGAACGACCAAGAGAAAAGGGAAGGAAAACATTCAATTAGaacttttttaaagaaaaattcttagcattttagaatatattgaagaaaatcaaaacccaaaaatccaaaccATAGACACATTAAACGTAAATATCACGAGGCGTGTCTGAGGTGCACGCCTCACTCCTTGAGGCACCGAGACTcgcgccttgcgcctaggcgCTTAGGCGGGCGCCTGAGGCGcaccttttcaaacactggaaCTGATACAATATAATCATAGCTTATAATTGTCAACTTAGGCAGGGTACATTTTCAAGCCTAGGCATAGATGATATACTAATAGATGAACAATTCTTACCATCTCCAATATGTAGATTCACACGGGGATCTTCAAATCCAATAGCCAAGTGAGGGAAAAATTGTTTAGAAACCTGGAAGGGGGATGAAAAATGTCATAACTTTTGGATGATTTTGAGCAAAAacaaggggaaaaaagaaaaaaaaagaaaaaaaaaagaaaaaaaaaagaaagaaagaagagctACTCCTGTTGTCCACTACGTAAGGATGAATATGAATCCATTATGTATCGGATAGCGGccaatccatatccatatccacaTTTTTATGTCAGATCGGAATCAGGATTTGGATACTGGTTGGATATTGAAACTCAAACCCATATCCAATAAAAATTGATTCGGCTATGGTTAATGTATTAAATGGATACATATACAAAtagaatatttaattaatatatagaactaaaagaaaaaaagatttacCACGATATATTTAAGGTttctaatatttataaataaattaaagaaattgaGAATGTTAAAAAAAGAATGTCAAATATGGATTCAACAGACATGTTATATATTCAAAACATATTAAAActagtttggattcggataatctGAAGCTGAATCCAAACCCAAAGAAGAATAATGAACTGGAACCTGAATTCAAAtcaaagaaaaattcaaaccaGAGATTTGAATCTGAATTCAAATCTGAGTCGGATAGTGAATTCTCAATCCAAATCCGGTTTTCTTTTTGATACAGTTGGATAAGGCCAGATAACATTCTACCATTTTTGCCCTAACTAGTGGACAAACAAATACTACATAAATTGGTCAATGTGTACAGCTCTCATATGAAGAAAAACAAACAATAGAAAGGAATACTCCACTAAAAGAGCAATACACTAGCTTAAAGTAATTTGTCACTAGAACTATGAAGCCTATTTATTGCAATTGTAAACCAAGGACTTTTTGGAATAGCACCTTGTACGAATTTCCTGCCTGATTGCTTAAACGGATGACTTGCTAGTTTTTGGGTAATAGCAGCTACTATTATGTAAACTCCTAAAGAAGTTTCCATAACATCGAAGTTGGAACTTCATACTCGTTAACGAGGCTTGTAAAAAGGCCATAGTCACGGAAGATAGAAGATCAACTATATtgtaataacaataaaaaaactaacctttctttatattcattgttcaaaaataataaaggaACTAGGAAATTGAAATATGAgtaaatgaaggaaaaaaaaatatgataatcaGTAGAAGCTGAAAAATCATGAAAGATTTATTTAAATGAACAATAAGCCAGGGAAACACACATTACTAAAACATCAACATAGTCATAGCAAAgtaaaggaaaaataaaaataaaaataaaaacttgttAGACTCACATCAACAACCATCTTATCAATTTCACATATGTCAATTTGTTCCACTGAAGAATAGCGTGATACTTCACGTAGAACACCACCATCACCACCTCCAATAACCAAAATCTGTAACAGCACCAGTGTTACTTAAACTATTAATATacaataaagaacaaaagaattttttctgTTCCTTCTATAAGTTTGTCAGGAATATAGAAAGAGTTCATTATGAACACCCCATAAGAAAAATTGAAAGGGAAGCCAGCTACTCACCACTGAAAATACACATCATACAATACAGCATGAAATGACAGCAACTGAGAACTGTACATGGTAAAAGTATaacactttaaaaaaaaagatatttggaAATGTTAGAAGTCTAGAACTGTGCTATTACTTTTTCCACAATATAGGCATGCACTATATCAGTTAATATTGTTTGATAGATTTGGAAATGTTATTTTGTTCAAAAAGACAAGTTTGGAAGCCAACCAACAATAACAAGAATGGAGAAGTACGTCCGCTCGCACATTTGATTGCACAAGCATTGATTATCAAAAAACAGTAAACAAGAGTGCAAGCataccaaacaaggccttagCGTGCTAGTTAGATCAACCCGAgtccaaattaaatttgagaGAAGCCTAAATGGACATACAATAATACCCATCTCTTACTCAGTATACATCTTACCatctccctccccctcccttGCCCCCCTCGATAGGCGGTATATATCTTACTGCCTCTCTCCTTCCCCCTTTCCGGTTATGATTCCTTGctgaataattaattttctacaAACTCTGATCACCATTTTCAGCTAAGGGCTCATTTTGGTTGTTAGGTTATCGGGGTCAAAAGGTATTTTTTCCGTATGTTCAACGTTCAACTCTAGACAGCCTTCTATAAGCACATTGTTGGTTTAGGCAAACATGATCCACCAAAAAA
This window of the Ananas comosus cultivar F153 linkage group 19, ASM154086v1, whole genome shotgun sequence genome carries:
- the LOC109724901 gene encoding spermidine synthase 1, which gives rise to MEAEEASAKRARASEDGEGAAPMAVEDGKEAAAAAGDGISAVIPGWFSEISPMWPGEAHSLKVEKVLFQGKSDYQNVLVFQSSTYGKVLVLDGVIQVTERDECAYQEMITHLSLCSIPDPKKILVIGGGDGGVLREVSRYSSVEQIDICEIDKMVVDVSKQFFPHLAIGFEDPRVNLHIGDGVAFMKSLPEGTYDAVIVDSSDPIGPAQELFEKPFFESVARALRPGGVVCTQAESIWLHMHIIEDIVSVCRQVFKGSVNYAWTTVPTYPSGVIGFMLCSTEGPSVDFQHPVYKIEENDESNKSKGPLKFYNSEIHSAAFCLPSFAKRVIESKTD